In the genome of Nocardia sp. NBC_00416, one region contains:
- a CDS encoding PPE domain-containing protein: MTAGITGVFWLPRLAEGNSIALNAGTHAIPMSAAAGAWGGLTGAWVDATATVVRVMAELGVGMQSVNGIGALARLVGFTGWAEQQSTMAAALGTKAASQATAYTVASIAMPSLPEIIAVNAARAAAHSTGGVLNGTSEVAEAAKAALDLRAALTMETYEAAVSATVLTPGEFFTPPPIANGAGRFDSGPAEDAMKEANGDPVKMLAAAGTALAQNPGLASAATQAANVAGSVASTGVTTVGNLGANALVAATSAPAAPASIAPLAPSLVTGAVAATTAATTRTGGIPSGSALGLNNGGLKVPEGWGAPAANGTAPATETLAVARGETAPVRPVGSGSSTSPLMGSSRGANGEDDQEYDGAEYLRGDHFADGRYIADGVIGGEPPRAGK; encoded by the coding sequence ATGACCGCAGGTATCACCGGGGTGTTCTGGCTGCCCAGACTCGCCGAGGGGAATTCGATCGCGTTGAACGCGGGCACGCACGCCATTCCGATGAGCGCCGCCGCGGGCGCATGGGGCGGGCTCACCGGCGCCTGGGTGGACGCCACCGCCACCGTGGTCCGAGTGATGGCCGAGCTCGGGGTCGGCATGCAGAGCGTCAACGGTATCGGGGCACTGGCCCGGCTCGTCGGGTTCACCGGCTGGGCCGAACAGCAGTCCACCATGGCCGCGGCCCTGGGCACCAAAGCCGCTTCACAGGCCACCGCCTACACCGTCGCGTCGATCGCCATGCCGAGCCTGCCCGAGATCATCGCGGTCAACGCGGCTCGCGCCGCGGCGCATTCCACCGGCGGCGTGCTCAACGGCACCTCAGAAGTCGCGGAAGCCGCCAAGGCCGCCCTCGATCTGCGGGCCGCACTCACCATGGAGACCTACGAGGCGGCCGTCAGCGCCACCGTGCTGACCCCCGGTGAGTTCTTCACGCCGCCACCGATCGCCAACGGCGCCGGGCGGTTCGATTCGGGCCCCGCCGAGGACGCCATGAAGGAAGCCAACGGCGACCCGGTGAAGATGCTGGCCGCGGCCGGCACGGCACTGGCGCAGAACCCGGGCTTGGCGAGCGCCGCGACGCAGGCCGCGAATGTGGCCGGCTCGGTGGCGAGCACCGGTGTCACCACCGTCGGCAATCTGGGCGCCAACGCACTCGTCGCGGCGACCAGCGCGCCCGCCGCCCCGGCGTCCATTGCGCCACTTGCTCCGTCACTGGTCACCGGTGCGGTGGCCGCGACCACCGCGGCCACGACCCGGACCGGCGGTATCCCCAGCGGCTCGGCACTCGGCCTGAACAACGGCGGACTCAAGGTGCCGGAGGGCTGGGGCGCACCGGCCGCCAACGGCACGGCCCCGGCCACCGAAACCCTCGCTGTGGCACGCGGCGAGACCGCTCCGGTCCGACCGGTCGGCAGCGGTTCGTCGACGAGCCCACTGATGGGTAGTTCTCGTGGTGCGAACGGCGAGGACGATCAGGAATACGACGGTGCCGAATATCTGCGCGGCGACCACTTCGCCGATGGTCGCTACATCGCGGACGGCGTGATCGGCGGGGAACCCCCTCGAGCGGGCAAGTGA
- a CDS encoding PE family protein, with protein sequence MIGNVDVTPELILAAAVELDLLADRLSGVAAAAVPATYVGPSGADEASVHGAMHMNKAAATHQTSLGQAVLELHHTAAILRTQLAQYLTQDVASAGVLALTGAPFGSIAV encoded by the coding sequence ATGATTGGCAACGTCGACGTCACACCGGAGCTCATCCTCGCCGCCGCGGTCGAGTTGGATCTGCTCGCCGATCGGCTGTCCGGGGTGGCCGCAGCCGCCGTACCCGCTACCTATGTCGGGCCGTCGGGCGCCGACGAAGCCTCCGTACACGGCGCGATGCACATGAACAAAGCCGCCGCCACGCACCAGACCTCGCTCGGCCAGGCCGTCCTCGAACTGCATCACACCGCCGCGATCCTGCGCACCCAGCTCGCCCAGTACCTCACCCAGGATGTGGCATCGGCGGGCGTTCTGGCCCTCACCGGCGCGCCGTTCGGGTCGATCGCCGTCTGA
- a CDS encoding metallopeptidase family protein encodes MPVEMSEARFEELVADALDLIPAELTRAIDNVVVLIEPRNPDDPHLLGLYHGIALTERDSHYGGSLPDTITVYRDALLEVCTDEGEVVEEVRITVIHEIAHYFGIDEDRLHQLGWG; translated from the coding sequence ATGCCGGTCGAGATGTCCGAGGCACGATTCGAGGAGCTGGTCGCCGACGCGCTGGACCTCATCCCGGCCGAGCTGACCCGCGCGATCGACAATGTGGTCGTACTCATCGAACCGCGCAATCCCGACGACCCGCATCTGCTGGGTCTCTACCACGGGATCGCACTGACCGAGCGCGACAGCCACTACGGCGGGTCGCTGCCGGACACGATCACCGTCTACCGGGATGCCCTGCTGGAGGTGTGCACCGACGAGGGTGAGGTGGTCGAGGAAGTGCGGATCACCGTGATCCACGAAATCGCACACTATTTCGGGATTGACGAAGACCGTCTTCATCAGCTGGGATGGGGTTAA
- a CDS encoding septum formation family protein: protein MSSQNEPTNRRGPRGAQSLRSRTARPGRGRRTDSAQPRPDDPASAAPPGQQSAAERRRARSRTPGRSGTGKGRPRRIPAPRLRWGLLAAAAGAVAAALVTMLVSGFDSDSNLQARAPGGSVAKADKVFASVATGDCLTWTKPDHSDLVELGCSEEHLFEVTDTIDLSEYPGSEFGPGAPWPDSLRLTELREEHCVPAAARYLNGRFDSRGKYAVGLMYPSNDGWVNSSDRILRCGLQVPGLSGNPLPNAGRVADGDQSKVYEPGVCLGISQNLPTDPIDCAQEHAVEIASMVDLSTRFNGGPPSKDDQDQFLEEECGRTTNDYLGGPHVLRDKTLTVFFDYIDARSWLAGSRKLNCMIGKGADQQGFAPIVGPARGKVLVNGQEPVPPPNSGRSTPEPLPGAAPLPPQPEPRPAPPR, encoded by the coding sequence ATGTCCTCCCAGAATGAGCCCACCAACCGGCGCGGCCCCCGCGGCGCCCAATCGTTGCGCTCGCGTACCGCCCGCCCGGGCCGCGGTCGCCGGACCGATTCCGCGCAGCCGCGGCCCGACGACCCGGCCTCGGCCGCGCCCCCGGGGCAGCAGTCGGCCGCCGAGCGGCGCCGGGCCCGGAGCCGCACTCCGGGCCGATCCGGTACCGGCAAGGGCAGGCCCCGGCGGATCCCCGCTCCCCGGTTGCGCTGGGGGTTGCTCGCGGCGGCCGCGGGCGCGGTGGCCGCCGCGCTGGTCACCATGCTGGTCAGCGGTTTCGACAGCGATTCCAACCTGCAGGCCCGCGCCCCGGGCGGTTCGGTGGCCAAGGCGGACAAGGTATTCGCCTCCGTCGCCACCGGAGACTGCCTGACCTGGACCAAACCGGACCATTCCGATCTGGTCGAACTGGGTTGCAGCGAGGAACATCTCTTCGAGGTCACCGACACCATCGACCTGAGCGAGTATCCCGGGTCCGAATTCGGTCCCGGTGCACCGTGGCCGGATTCCCTGCGCCTCACCGAACTCCGCGAAGAGCACTGTGTGCCCGCCGCCGCGCGGTATCTGAACGGCAGGTTCGATTCGCGCGGGAAATACGCTGTCGGACTGATGTATCCGAGCAACGACGGCTGGGTCAACTCCAGCGATCGCATCCTGCGCTGTGGGCTGCAGGTGCCCGGGCTCAGCGGTAACCCGCTGCCCAACGCCGGCCGGGTGGCCGACGGCGACCAGTCGAAGGTGTACGAGCCGGGAGTCTGCCTCGGCATCAGCCAGAACCTGCCCACCGATCCGATCGACTGCGCCCAGGAACACGCCGTCGAGATCGCGTCCATGGTCGATCTGTCCACGCGTTTCAACGGTGGGCCGCCGAGCAAGGACGATCAGGATCAGTTCCTGGAAGAGGAGTGCGGCCGGACCACCAACGACTATCTCGGCGGCCCACATGTGCTGCGGGACAAGACGCTCACGGTCTTCTTCGACTACATCGACGCGCGCAGTTGGCTGGCCGGTAGCCGCAAGCTCAACTGCATGATCGGAAAGGGCGCCGACCAGCAAGGTTTCGCGCCGATCGTGGGACCGGCCCGGGGCAAGGTGCTGGTCAACGGCCAGGAACCGGTGCCGCCGCCCAACTCCGGACGATCCACCCCCGAACCGCTGCCCGGTGCCGCGCCGCTGCCCCCGCAGCCGGAACCCCGGCCCGCGCCGCCGCGGTAG
- the serS gene encoding serine--tRNA ligase — protein sequence MIDLRLLRDDPELVRASQRARGENPALVDALLTADGARRSAIATADNLRAEHKTMGKQVGKASKEDRPALLAQAQEMSVKVKEAEAAQHVAEGAFREAHRAISNVVQEGVPAGGEDDFVLLETVGTLPEFDFTPRDHLDLGESLGLMDMERGAKVSGSRFYFLTGYGALLQLGLLQLAAQRAVANGFTMIIPPVLVRPEIMAGTGFLGQHSAEVYHLEEDDLYLVGTSEVPMAGYHAEEILDLGAGPKRYAGWSSCFRREAGSYGKDTRGIIRVHQFDKVEMFVYCRPEDAAAEHQRLLAWERDMLAAIDVPYRIIDVAAGDLGSSAARKFDCEAWVPSQGTYRELTSTSNCTTFQARRLSVRYRDENGKPQTAATLNGTLATTRWLVALLENHQQADGSVRVPAALVPFVGTDVLRPPS from the coding sequence ATGATCGACCTCCGACTCCTGCGCGATGATCCCGAGCTGGTCCGCGCCTCGCAGCGAGCCCGGGGCGAGAACCCGGCCCTCGTAGACGCGCTGCTCACCGCCGATGGCGCGCGCCGGTCCGCGATCGCGACCGCCGATAATCTGCGCGCCGAGCACAAGACCATGGGCAAGCAGGTCGGCAAGGCGAGCAAAGAAGACCGTCCTGCGCTGCTCGCGCAGGCGCAGGAGATGTCGGTCAAGGTCAAGGAGGCCGAGGCGGCACAGCACGTCGCCGAGGGTGCATTCCGGGAGGCGCACCGGGCGATCTCGAACGTCGTCCAGGAGGGCGTGCCCGCCGGCGGCGAGGACGATTTCGTCCTGCTCGAGACCGTCGGCACCCTGCCCGAATTCGATTTCACCCCGCGCGATCACCTGGACCTCGGTGAATCGCTGGGCCTGATGGATATGGAGCGCGGCGCGAAGGTGTCCGGTTCGCGCTTCTACTTCCTCACCGGTTATGGCGCGCTGCTGCAGTTGGGGCTGCTGCAACTGGCGGCGCAGCGGGCGGTGGCCAACGGCTTCACCATGATCATCCCGCCGGTGCTGGTCCGTCCCGAGATCATGGCGGGGACCGGTTTCCTGGGTCAGCATTCCGCCGAGGTGTACCACCTGGAAGAGGACGATCTGTATCTGGTCGGGACCTCGGAGGTGCCGATGGCGGGTTATCACGCCGAGGAGATCCTCGACCTCGGCGCGGGACCCAAGCGTTACGCGGGTTGGTCGTCGTGCTTCCGCCGCGAGGCGGGCAGCTACGGCAAGGACACCCGCGGCATCATCCGGGTGCACCAGTTCGACAAGGTCGAAATGTTCGTCTATTGCCGTCCCGAGGACGCCGCCGCCGAGCATCAGCGATTGCTGGCCTGGGAGCGGGATATGCTCGCGGCCATCGATGTGCCCTACCGGATCATCGATGTCGCGGCCGGTGATCTGGGCAGCTCGGCCGCCCGGAAATTCGACTGTGAGGCCTGGGTTCCCAGCCAGGGCACCTACCGCGAGCTCACCTCGACCTCGAACTGCACGACCTTCCAGGCGCGCCGGCTATCGGTCCGCTATCGCGACGAGAACGGGAAGCCGCAGACCGCCGCCACCCTCAACGGCACGCTCGCCACGACGCGATGGCTGGTGGCACTGCTGGAGAACCATCAGCAGGCGGACGGTTCGGTGCGGGTTCCCGCCGCTCTGGTGCCATTTGTCGGGACCGATGTGCTCAGGCCGCCGAGCTGA